The DNA segment TCAAGAAGTTGCGACATACTAAAAAAAGCAATGTTACAAAATAAAAAGCTAGCTCAATGGGAACCAAAATATAACGATAGAGGTTTTATATTTACAAACATAAAAGGTAATCCTCTAAATACAGTTTCAATAAATAAAATTGTTCAGAAATCTGCAAAAAACGTATGCATTAAAAAGCATATATCCAGTCACTCCATGCGTCACAGCCACATCTCTATGCTTTCACAATTAGGTGTGTCATTAAAAGCTATTATGGAACGTGTCGGACACACCGACCATAATACAACTTTAAAAATTTATTCTCATGTTACTGAACAAATGGATAAAGACATGATGAATAAATTAGAAAAAATAAGCAAATAAATAAGGACAGAAATTGCAAAACTTTCACAAGTTGCCCTTTTTCTGCCCTTTTTTTATGTTAAAAATAACCTTAAATCGCTATAAAACCTTTTGTTAAGCCTTTTTAATTTATATCGTTATTATTCAAATGTATTAAATAAAGAAGTTGTCGTCATTGATTCTACCAACGCTACCGCTTTAGGTGCGGCAATGCTAGGTGCCACTGTAGGAGGCGCTTATAATTCTTTACGAGAAACTGTTGAGTATATGAAACAACCTGTTTATTATCGAAAGCAACCCAATCCAGATAAAGTCACAGCCTATCAAAAACAGTTCGAACGTTACAAAGCTCTTCACGATCTACTCGGCCAATCATATCCACATCTCTCACGATTAAAATAAAAACGGCGCATATATAAATGCACCGTTTTTTTATTAAATGTTTGAATTATACTGATTATTTACATGGTTATTTTGTGAATGATATTTTGGACTTGGACCATATTTATTATTATTAGGTTCACTGTCCAATAAAGTAATTACAAAATTATAAATGCCTAAACCTATCATAATTAAATAAATAATTAATGAAAACAAGATACTAACGACACTATTGAATTCTGGATCCATTGAAGAAATAATGATGAGAATAATGTATCCAAAAATACCTGCGCCAATACCAATTAAAGGCATAAGCATCGAACGGCCAGTATCATGAAATCTTCTCACTAATATAGAGATATTTGGAATAAATGTTGCTAATGCATACAAGATAAGGTATATCCAAGCTAAAAATAATACAATTAAACCTATCGTACCAACGCCACCATTGTTATCACCAAAACCAGCGATAGCCATAACCATTCCGATAAATATTAAGGCATAGGCTGGTATCATAAAGATTATATGCCATAGCGTCATATACCAGTATTCACTTCTACGAGAGCGTCCCTTGAAATTAACATAGTTTTGCCAGAAAAGCTTCAAAGCTTCCTTAAAACCTACTTTTTTCTCCATAAGTCCCCTACTTTTTATTTATAATTATTAGATAGTAACAATATGTACAATTAACAAATTTATGTATATTTAGGGTATATGTATTTATTGATACATAGTACTTATCTAATACATTTATAGTTTAACAAAACTAGTTATAAAAAGTAATATTATTTTTCAAAAATATTTAAAGTACCAACTTTATCTTAAAATTACACTTAGCGATGGAGGCATAATAATGGATTTTTTAACAAGAGATACGTGTTCAATTGCAAAAGATTTATTAGGCGTTCGCGTGATATTCCAAGATGATATACATACCTATACAGGTTATATCGTTGAAACCGAAGCCTATCTCGGGTTTAAAGACAGAGCCGCACATGGATATAATGGCAAACAAACACCTAAAGTTCGCTCATTGTATAAATCAGGTGGTACAATTTACGGACATGTTATGCACACACATTTACTAATCAACTTTGTAACTCAAGCAGAAGGTGTACCAGAAGGAGTGCTCATCAGAGCAGTAGAACCTGAGGATAACATTGAAACGATGCAATTAAACAGAGGTAAGAGGGGTTACGAATTAACCAATGGCCCCGGTAAATGGACGAAAGCATTTAATATACCAAGACACCTCGATGGCTCTAGATTGAATGAAGGACGTCTCAAGATTGATACAAAGCGTCGAAAATTTCCACGTCATATTGACGAAAGTGCACGTGTTGGCATTCCTAATAAAGGCGAATGGACCCATACACCCTTACGCTACACCGTACATGGTAATCCCTACGTTTCAAAAATGCGTAAATCAGACATGCAGTTACCAGAAGAAACATGGCGATAAAAAAGAAGCAGAGACATGCATCTATGTCCCTGCTTCTTTTTATTTAAATACTAAAAATTTTAATTTTCTTTAAAATTCCTACTTAGTCTTCTTTGGTCTATCTAATAATCCGAACTGAATTGTAATTACCGTACATAATATAAATATGACAGGATAGATTGAATATTGTAGCACATCTAAATAAGACACATGGCCGTATTTTTCTGCCATTAACATCCCACTATCGTGTGGTAAGACCATTAACGCACAACACGCGAATATATCGAGTAAGCTTGCCATGCGTTTAGGTGGAACTTTGTATTCATCGCCGATTTCTTTAGCGATCGGTGCTGAAATAATAATTGCTAACGTATTATGAGAAAGCGCTGCCGCTAAGATACCTGACATTAGACTGATTACATATTCCGCACTTTTACGACCTTTAGCTTTTTC comes from the Staphylococcus hsinchuensis genome and includes:
- a CDS encoding DUF805 domain-containing protein, which codes for MEKKVGFKEALKLFWQNYVNFKGRSRRSEYWYMTLWHIIFMIPAYALIFIGMVMAIAGFGDNNGGVGTIGLIVLFLAWIYLILYALATFIPNISILVRRFHDTGRSMLMPLIGIGAGIFGYIILIIISSMDPEFNSVVSILFSLIIYLIMIGLGIYNFVITLLDSEPNNNKYGPSPKYHSQNNHVNNQYNSNI
- a CDS encoding DNA-3-methyladenine glycosylase: MDFLTRDTCSIAKDLLGVRVIFQDDIHTYTGYIVETEAYLGFKDRAAHGYNGKQTPKVRSLYKSGGTIYGHVMHTHLLINFVTQAEGVPEGVLIRAVEPEDNIETMQLNRGKRGYELTNGPGKWTKAFNIPRHLDGSRLNEGRLKIDTKRRKFPRHIDESARVGIPNKGEWTHTPLRYTVHGNPYVSKMRKSDMQLPEETWR